A region of Cucumis melo cultivar AY chromosome 2, USDA_Cmelo_AY_1.0, whole genome shotgun sequence DNA encodes the following proteins:
- the LOC103500993 gene encoding protein phosphatase 2C and cyclic nucleotide-binding/kinase domain-containing protein isoform X3 — MGCVYSRVCIGEATTPRSSRIAETQNAKTATEIDTISSSSSDSRERETGDRLNQLNSNNRDSEAGITRLSRVSSQFLPAEGSRTVKVPSGNFELRYSFLSQRGYYPDALDKANQDSFCIHTPFGNSPDDHFFGVFDGHGEYGAQCSQFVKRKLCENLLRNSRFHSDAVEACHAAYLTTNSQLHADILDDSMSGTTAITVLVRGTTIYVANSGDSRAVIAERRGKEVVAVDLSIDQTPFRTDELERVKLCGARVLTLDQIEGLKNPDIQCWGTEEGDDGDPPRLWVPNGMYPGTAFTRSIGDSIAETIGVVATPEIVVLELTQDHPFFVVASDGVFEFLSSQTVVDMVCKYKDPRDACAAIVAESYRLWLQFETRTDDITILVVHINGLTNTVTSESTRSGGGGFVPSAIPQVMEVTGSESPSTFGWNRNNRARQDLSRARLRAIESSLENGQVWVPPSPAHRKSWEEEAHIERALHDHFLFRKLTDSQCQVLLDCMQRVEVIPGQIVVEQGGEGDCFYVVGSGEFEVLATQEESHGEVPRVLQHYTAEKLSSFGELALMYNKPLQASVRAVTSGTLWALKREDFRGILISEFSNLSSLKLLRSVDLLSKLTILQLSHIADCLSEVQFSDGELIVDGTEGSCALHIIQKGQVRITFDAELMSNSNVYSFNYVSQKEDGAAQSGNEISAIRKEGSYFGEWALLGEHIGFLRAVAVGDVLCTILTKEKFESVVGSLPKLSQDDQKAKEHSSNSLHQSAKFIDISALSKVELSDLEWKMCLFSTEYSEIGLVQLRNTAETMLSLKRFTRQKVKRLGLEAQVLKEKNLMKTISSSACVPELLCTCFDQSHAGILLKTCLACPLSSILHVPLDESSARFFAASLVMALEDLHKRNFP, encoded by the exons ATGGGTTGCGTTTATTCGAGGGTTTGTATTGGCGAAGCTACAACTCCAAGATCTTCGAGAATTGCCGAAACCCAAAATGCCAAAACCGCCACTGAAATCGATACGATCTCTTCTTCGTCTTCCGATAGCCGAGAACGTGAGACCGGCGACCGACTGAATCAATTGAATTCAAACAACAGAGATTCAGAAGCTGGAATCACGAGACTTTCGAGAGTTTCATCCCAGTTCTTGCCCGCCGAGGGGTCTCGAACCGTTAAAGTTCCTTCTGGAAACTTCGAACTGCGATATTCGTTCCTTTCTCAAAGAGGGTATTATCCTGATGCCCTTGATAAGGCAAATCAAGACAGTTTTTGCATCCACACCCCATTTGGGAACAGCCCAGATGATCATTTCTTTGGGGTTTTCGATGGGCATGGGGAATACGGAGCACAATGCTCGCAGTTTGTTAAACGGAAGCTCTGTGAAAATTTGCTTAGGAATAGTAGGTTCCACAGTGATGCGGTTGAGGCCTGTCATGCGGCCTATTTAACAACCAATTCACAGTTACACGCCGATATCTTGGATGATAGCATGAGTGGTACTACTGCTATTACTGTTTTAGTTAGAGGTACGACTATATATGTTGCTAATTCAGGTGATTCGAGGGCAGTCATAGCAGAGCGGAGAGGAAAGGAAGTTGTGGCTGTTGACCTTTCGATTGACCAAACTCCGTTTCGAACTGATGAACTGGAACGAGTTAAGCTTTGTGGTGCTAGAGTTCTTACACTTGATCAGATTGAGGGGCTGAAGAACCCTGATATTCAGTGCTGGGGTACTGAAGAAGGAGATGATGGTGATCCTCCTAGGCTTTGGGTGCCCAATGGGATGTACCCTGGCACTGCTTTCACAAGAAGTATTGGTGACTCAATTGCTGAGACTATTGGAGTTGTTGCTACACCTGAAATTGTTGTCCTGGAGCTGACACAGGATCATCCTTTCTTTGTAGTTGCTAGTGATGGGGTATTCGAGTTTCTTTCAAGCCAAACCGTGGTCGACATG GTTTGTAAATATAAAGATCCCCGTGATGCTTGTGCTGCAATTGTGGCCGAGTCTTACAGACTTTGGCTTCAATTTGAGACTCGAACAGATGATATCACTATTCTTGTGGTGCATATTAATGGGCTCACCAAT ACGGTTACTAGTGAATCGACAAGATCTGGTGGAGGAGGTTTTGTTCCATCTGCTATTCCTCAAGTCATGGAAGTGACAGGATCAGAGTCTCCCTCTACATTTGGCTGGAATAGAAACAACCGTGCAAGGCAAGATTTGTCTAGGGCACGTCTCCGGGCTATTGAAAGTTCTCTAGAGAATGGTCAAGTCTGGGTGCCTCCATCTCCAGCTCACAGGAAGTCATGGGAAGAAGAA GCACATATTGAACGAGCATTGCACGACCATTTCCTCTTCAGAAAACTAACTGACTCTCAATGCCAAGTTTTATTGGATTGCATGCAAAGAGTTGAGGTCATCCCTGGGCAAATTGTAGTCGAACAA GGTGGCGAAGGTGACTGTTTTTACGTGGTTGGCAGTGGAGAATTTGAAGTCTTGGCAACCCAG GAAGAAAGCCATGGAGAGGTCCCTAGGGTTTTACAACACTACACAGCTGAGAAGCTCTCTTCCTTTGGCGAATTGGCTTTGAT GTATAACAAACCACTTCAAGCTTCTGTACGTGCGGTGACAAGTGGGACACTTTGGGCTTTGAAAAGAGAGGACTTTCGTGGAATTCTTATATCAGAGTTTTCTAACTTGTCATCTTTGAAATTGCTTCGATCTGTGGACCTCTTGTCGAAGTTAACAATCTTGCAATTGAGTCACATTGCAGACTGCCTTTCTGAAGTTCAATTCTCAGATGGGGAGCTGATTGTTGATGGG aCCGAAGGCTCATGTGCACTGCACATTATTCAGAAGGGGCAAGTGAGGATTACTTTTGATGCAGAGTTAATGAGCAATTCAAATGTTTACAGCTTCAATTATGTCAGTCAAAAAGAGGATGGTGCTGCACAGAGCGGTAACGAGATTTCAGCTATTAGGAAAGAGGGAAGTTATTTTGGCGAGTGGGCACTTCTTGGTGAGCATATCGGCTTCTTACGTGCAGTTGCTGTGGGAGATGTTCTGTGTACTATTTTAACGAAGGAAAAGTTTGAATCAGTTGTTGGCTCCTTACCAAAGCTCTCTCAAGATGATCAAAA GGCGAAAGAACACTCTTCAAACTCTCTCCATCAGTCTGCCAAATTTATTGATATTTCAGCTCTTTCTAAAGTTGAGCTCTCTGATCTG gagtGGAAAATGTGTTTATTTTCCACGGAATACAGTGAAATTGGGCTAGTTCAGTTAAGGAACACAG caGAAACTATGCTTAGTTTAAAAAGGTTTACAAGACAGAAGGTCAAAAGGCTGGGACTTGAAGCACAAGTTTTGAAGGAGAAAAATCTTATGAAGACTATCAGTTCTTCAGCTTGTGTGCCGGAACTTCTTTGCACTTGTTTTGATCAATCACATGCTGGCATATTGCTAAAGACATGCCTGGCTTGTCCTTTGTCTTCGATACTTCACGTCCCACTCGATGAATCTTCTGCACGTTTCTTTGCAGCCTCTCTTGTTATGGCGTTGGAGGATTTGCACAAG